Within the Armatimonadota bacterium genome, the region CGCAGGGACTGTGGCAGCAGGCGCAGCAGAATCGCGTACCCGAAGTACGTGTACACCACGAAGGCGAGCGACAGCCATGCGAGCATAGTCATCTGCCTGCCGCCTCGCGGTATAGTACCTCGTATGCAGCCGCCATCGACGGCGCCGCGAATGAAGCTTCCACATGGCATCTGGCCGCGGCGCCCATCCTTGCGCGAAGGCTGCTGTCAAAACACAGTCTTTCCAGCGAGCGCGACATCGCTGCGGAGTCGCCTGCAGGAGACAGGAATCCAGTTACGCCGTCGAGCACCACGCGTCCGACGTCCCCTACGTCTGTCGCGGCGACAGGCAAACCGCATGCGCCCGCTTCGAGCACGGCCAGTGGAAGGCCTTCGCGGTGTGACGGCAGCGCCAGCACGTCAAGCGCAGGGTAAACGCATTTCATATCGTCGCGGCGGCCGACATAATGGGTTCTGTCGGATATACCCAGCGCTGATCCCTTAGCCCTCAAGTCCATTTCCAGCGGGCCGTCACCAATCAGGGCCAACCTCCAGGAAGTGTCCAATCTGGCGACAGCGTCCAGGAGAACCGTGTGCCCCTTTTCCTCGGAAAACCGGCCGACAACTCCAATCAGCGTCCCGTCCTTCGGCACTCCGAGTGAGTCACGAGCCGGGACGCGTGCCTCGGACGGCGTAAAC harbors:
- a CDS encoding glycosyltransferase; the protein is MTPASKPPRVLHLRSSCGLYGAEGVIRTLVHAYSGDSVVACLADAREPHTELCDCLRAEGYESLLLPTRGAVDPIVFLRLIAAFRRIRPDVVHCHDYKSVVIAAVVGRPLGLGLVFTMHGDLRATVNSAVLIRVGHRALRLCDSVVGVSEATASDAREYGVMPSRIHLIRNGIDTLRFTPSEARVPARDSLGVPKDGTLIGVVGRFSEEKGHTVLLDAVARLDTSWRLALIGDGPLEMDLRAKGSALGISDRTHYVGRRDDMKCVYPALDVLALPSHREGLPLAVLEAGACGLPVAATDVGDVGRVVLDGVTGFLSPAGDSAAMSRSLERLCFDSSLRARMGAAARCHVEASFAAPSMAAAYEVLYREAAGR